From Streptomyces zhihengii, the proteins below share one genomic window:
- a CDS encoding FBP domain-containing protein, translating to MEPLTDKQIRASFVNCTKGDAGRLRLPLDFADLPWDDLDFLGWVDPGAPLKAHLVLPRADGPVGISLRIPSAGRTSALKSSMCQACLTAHASSGVTLFAAPLAGAAGREGNTVGTYLCADLACSLYVRGKRQPKLRHGRYEESLTVEEQIRRTTDNLWAFADKVLGTR from the coding sequence GTGGAACCATTGACCGACAAACAGATCCGCGCGTCCTTCGTGAACTGCACCAAGGGGGACGCCGGCCGGCTGCGGCTCCCCCTCGACTTCGCCGACCTCCCCTGGGACGACCTCGACTTCCTGGGCTGGGTGGACCCGGGCGCCCCGCTGAAGGCGCATCTGGTGCTGCCGCGTGCCGACGGCCCGGTGGGCATCTCGCTGCGTATCCCGTCGGCCGGCCGGACGAGCGCGCTGAAGTCGAGCATGTGCCAGGCCTGTCTGACCGCGCACGCCTCGTCGGGGGTGACGCTCTTCGCGGCGCCGCTCGCGGGCGCCGCCGGCCGCGAGGGGAACACCGTCGGCACCTACCTCTGCGCCGACCTCGCCTGCTCGCTGTACGTGCGCGGCAAGCGGCAGCCGAAGCTGCGGCACGGCCGCTACGAGGAGAGCCTCACGGTCGAGGAGCAGATCCGGCGCACCACGGACAACCTGTGGGCCTTCGCCGACAAGGTCCTCGGCACGCGCTGA
- a CDS encoding ATP-dependent DNA ligase, with translation MLLARLADVSREVAATSARSRKTAALAELFAGARPEDVGLVIAYLSGRLPQGRIGVGRSLLGEDVPPAAEPSLTVTETDAALTAFAAISGSGAQSRRRAALDALLGAATEEEQRFLIRLLTGEVRQGALDAVALDAVARAAGAPAADVRRAVMLAGSLPRVAEALLADGPGALELFRLRVGSPVQPMLAHTAASVTEAVAALGTACVVEEKLDGIRVQVHRRGDDVRVYTRSLDDITARLPEVADGARGLAGDRFILDGEVIALGPDGRPAAFQDIASRVGSRLDVAAARATLPVSPVYFDVLAADGEEVLDLPGRARHERLARLVPEPLRVRRRVVEDPEDAGQVAAAEEFFAETLRIGHEGVLVKALDAPYVAGRRGRSWLKVKPVHTLDLVIVAVERGSGRRTGLLSNLHLAARGEDGGFVMLGKTFKGLTDEMLRWQTERLGALAVEDDGWTVTVRPELVVEIAYDGLQRSSRYPAGVALRFARVLRHRPDRSAADADTIGQVLEAARR, from the coding sequence ATGCTGCTCGCACGGCTCGCCGACGTGTCCCGCGAGGTCGCCGCCACCTCCGCCCGCTCCCGCAAGACCGCCGCCCTCGCGGAGCTGTTCGCCGGGGCCCGGCCGGAGGACGTCGGACTGGTCATCGCCTACCTGTCCGGCCGCCTGCCCCAGGGGCGCATCGGAGTCGGCCGCAGTCTGCTCGGGGAGGACGTGCCGCCCGCCGCGGAGCCCTCCCTCACCGTCACCGAGACCGACGCCGCCCTCACCGCCTTCGCCGCGATCTCCGGCTCCGGGGCGCAGAGCCGGCGCCGCGCCGCGCTCGACGCGCTGCTCGGGGCCGCCACCGAGGAGGAGCAGCGCTTCCTGATCCGGCTGCTCACCGGCGAGGTGCGCCAGGGCGCGCTCGACGCCGTCGCCCTGGACGCCGTCGCCCGCGCCGCGGGCGCCCCGGCGGCCGACGTGCGGCGCGCGGTCATGCTGGCGGGCTCGCTGCCCCGGGTCGCCGAGGCCCTGCTCGCCGACGGCCCCGGGGCCCTGGAGCTCTTCCGGCTGCGGGTCGGCAGCCCCGTGCAGCCGATGCTCGCCCACACCGCGGCCTCGGTCACCGAGGCGGTCGCGGCGCTGGGCACCGCCTGCGTCGTGGAGGAGAAGCTGGACGGCATCCGGGTGCAGGTGCACCGGCGCGGCGACGACGTCCGCGTCTACACCCGCTCCCTCGACGACATCACCGCCCGGCTCCCCGAAGTGGCCGACGGCGCCCGGGGGCTGGCCGGCGACCGGTTCATCCTGGACGGCGAGGTCATCGCCCTCGGCCCCGACGGGCGGCCCGCGGCGTTCCAGGACATCGCCTCCCGGGTCGGCTCCCGCCTCGACGTCGCCGCCGCCCGTGCCACGCTGCCCGTCTCACCCGTCTACTTCGACGTCCTCGCCGCCGACGGCGAGGAGGTCCTCGACCTGCCCGGGCGCGCACGCCACGAGCGACTCGCCCGCCTCGTCCCCGAGCCGCTGCGGGTGCGCCGGCGGGTCGTCGAGGACCCCGAGGACGCCGGACAGGTCGCCGCCGCGGAGGAGTTCTTCGCCGAGACCCTGCGGATCGGCCACGAGGGCGTCCTGGTCAAGGCGCTGGACGCGCCCTACGTCGCCGGCCGCCGGGGCAGGTCCTGGCTGAAGGTCAAGCCCGTCCACACCCTCGACCTGGTGATCGTCGCCGTCGAACGCGGCAGCGGCCGGCGCACCGGACTGCTGTCCAACCTGCACCTCGCCGCCCGGGGCGAGGACGGCGGCTTCGTCATGCTCGGCAAGACGTTCAAGGGCCTCACCGACGAGATGCTCCGCTGGCAGACGGAGCGCCTGGGCGCGCTGGCGGTCGAGGACGACGGCTGGACCGTCACCGTGCGCCCCGAACTGGTCGTCGAGATCGCCTACGACGGGCTCCAGCGCTCCTCGCGCTACCCCGCCGGTGTCGCCCTGCGCTTCGCGCGGGTGCTGCGCCACCGCCCCGACAGGAGCGCCGCCGACGCGGACACCATCGGGCAGGTCCTGGAAGCCGCCCGCCGCTGA
- a CDS encoding phosphatidylinositol-specific phospholipase C domain-containing protein: MGKLLRAASTAFGAAALLAAALVPAEAATTAADPGQLPWSSTTSVGVHNAYEQSAYPYFADALDSGAGMLEIDVWTNVFGRSWRVSHENPLGNANNCAGAATAAELRTGSRNRDLGGCLADMRAWHDANPGHRPVLIKMELKDGFQDNAGRGPDELDALLRSRLGDALFRPAELAGGHPDLDTAVRADGWPLRSAMSGKFVVELIPGTVEQGNPFDSLWTDREYAQHLRGLKAAGRLAEAGAFPAVLKASAGDPRTRYADLSIRPWFVVFDGDAATFTNGSIDTSWYDRNRYLVVMTDAHNVAPAIDGTRPTEAQARERVALLAGRHASVVSADWHPLPAVLATVLPRGGS; encoded by the coding sequence ATGGGGAAGCTCCTGCGTGCGGCATCGACCGCCTTCGGCGCGGCCGCGCTGCTCGCCGCCGCGCTCGTACCGGCCGAGGCCGCCACCACCGCGGCGGACCCGGGGCAGCTGCCCTGGTCGTCCACCACATCGGTGGGGGTGCACAACGCCTATGAGCAGTCGGCGTACCCGTACTTCGCGGACGCGCTGGACTCCGGGGCGGGGATGCTGGAGATCGACGTGTGGACGAACGTGTTCGGGCGGTCGTGGCGCGTCTCGCACGAGAATCCGCTCGGCAACGCCAACAACTGCGCCGGGGCGGCCACCGCGGCCGAGTTGCGCACCGGGTCGCGGAACCGGGACCTCGGCGGCTGTCTCGCCGACATGCGGGCCTGGCACGACGCCAACCCGGGCCACCGGCCGGTGCTGATCAAGATGGAGCTCAAGGACGGCTTCCAGGACAACGCGGGCCGCGGCCCGGACGAGCTCGACGCGCTGCTGCGCTCGCGTCTGGGCGACGCCCTGTTCCGGCCGGCGGAGCTCGCGGGCGGCCATCCGGACCTGGACACCGCGGTACGGGCGGACGGCTGGCCGCTCCGCTCCGCGATGAGCGGGAAGTTCGTCGTCGAGCTGATCCCCGGGACGGTGGAGCAGGGCAATCCGTTCGACTCCCTGTGGACCGACCGGGAGTACGCCCAGCATCTGCGCGGCCTGAAGGCCGCGGGCCGTCTGGCGGAGGCGGGCGCCTTCCCCGCCGTGCTCAAGGCGTCGGCCGGTGATCCGCGCACCCGCTACGCGGATCTGTCGATCCGGCCGTGGTTCGTGGTCTTCGACGGGGACGCCGCCACGTTCACGAACGGTTCGATCGACACGTCCTGGTACGACCGGAACCGCTATCTGGTGGTGATGACGGACGCGCACAACGTCGCCCCGGCCATCGACGGCACCCGCCCCACCGAGGCCCAGGCGCGGGAGCGGGTCGCCCTGCTGGCCGGCCGGCACGCGAGCGTGGTGTCCGCCGACTGGCATCCGCTGCCCGCCGTGCTCGCCACGGTCCTGCCGAGGGGCGGCTCCTGA
- a CDS encoding RidA family protein codes for MSDRITRISPKRLHKTPGYHHITVVEAGRTAYLAGQCPLDRDGGLVGDGDPERQADQVAANALIALAAVGAGPEDVVRSVVYVCTDDAEVLAAVWRRLGDSVVGAAFTTASTLLGVSRLGYRGQLVEVDLTAALPG; via the coding sequence ATGAGCGACCGGATCACCCGTATCAGCCCCAAGCGGCTGCACAAGACCCCCGGCTACCACCACATCACCGTCGTCGAGGCGGGGCGCACCGCGTACCTGGCGGGCCAGTGTCCGCTGGACCGGGACGGCGGGCTCGTCGGCGACGGCGATCCCGAGCGCCAGGCCGACCAGGTCGCGGCCAACGCGCTCATCGCGCTGGCGGCGGTGGGGGCCGGTCCGGAGGACGTGGTGCGTTCGGTGGTCTACGTGTGCACGGACGACGCCGAGGTGCTGGCGGCCGTGTGGCGGCGGCTGGGCGACTCCGTGGTGGGAGCGGCGTTCACGACCGCGAGCACGCTGCTCGGGGTGAGCCGGCTCGGCTACCGCGGCCAGCTCGTGGAGGTCGACCTCACGGCCGCGCTCCCCGGCTGA
- a CDS encoding SsgA family sporulation/cell division regulator, whose protein sequence is MSPSIEQSVEQSVTARLISDAAPSPGVPVIMRYVPADPFAVRMVFPPEACLGDTAVTWAFARVLLDSGLRAPAGDGDVHIWPCGRVQTMVELRSPDGVALLQFPTASLRRFLADAYDAVPAGGESAALDIDRALAALLGEAGG, encoded by the coding sequence ATGTCACCTTCCATCGAGCAATCCGTCGAGCAGTCCGTCACGGCCCGTCTGATCAGCGACGCGGCCCCCTCGCCGGGCGTGCCGGTGATCATGCGCTACGTCCCCGCCGACCCGTTCGCCGTCCGGATGGTCTTCCCGCCCGAGGCGTGCCTCGGCGACACCGCCGTGACCTGGGCTTTCGCCCGGGTCCTGCTCGACTCCGGGCTGCGCGCCCCGGCCGGCGACGGCGACGTCCACATCTGGCCGTGCGGCCGGGTCCAGACCATGGTCGAGCTCCGCTCCCCCGACGGCGTGGCGCTGCTCCAGTTCCCGACGGCGAGCCTGCGCCGCTTCCTCGCCGACGCCTACGACGCGGTCCCGGCGGGCGGGGAGAGCGCCGCCCTGGACATCGACCGCGCCCTGGCCGCGCTGCTCGGCGAGGCCGGGGGGTAG
- a CDS encoding helix-turn-helix domain-containing protein yields MTTVALGTGVGPLLRGWRERRRVSQLELALRADSSARHISFVETGRSRPSEEMVLRLAEQLDVPVRERNALLLAAGYAPRYAETPVDAPALGALREGIDRLLKGYEPYPALVVDGTYTVVAANSGITMLLDGVPDHLLAPPLNAMRLTLHPEGLAPRIRNLPEWRGHLLEQMERQIALARSQSLRRLYDEVAAYPLPERADGDWDGPGPGAVAAPYPYFALPLRIEHRGRVLSFVSSISTFNTPLDVTVAELAIETFLPADAQTVEHLRELSG; encoded by the coding sequence ATGACAACTGTCGCGCTCGGTACGGGGGTGGGGCCGCTGCTGCGCGGCTGGCGCGAGCGCCGGCGGGTCAGCCAGCTCGAACTCGCCCTGCGCGCCGACTCCTCCGCCCGTCACATCAGCTTCGTCGAGACCGGACGCTCGCGGCCCAGCGAGGAGATGGTGCTGCGGCTCGCCGAACAACTCGACGTGCCCGTGCGCGAGCGCAACGCGCTGCTCCTCGCCGCCGGTTACGCCCCGCGGTACGCCGAGACCCCCGTCGACGCCCCCGCCCTCGGCGCCCTGCGCGAGGGCATCGACCGGCTGCTCAAGGGATACGAGCCCTACCCGGCGCTGGTCGTCGACGGCACGTACACCGTCGTCGCCGCCAACAGCGGCATCACCATGCTGCTCGACGGCGTGCCGGACCATCTGCTCGCCCCGCCGCTCAACGCGATGCGGCTCACGCTCCACCCCGAGGGCCTGGCGCCGCGCATCCGCAACCTGCCCGAGTGGCGGGGGCACCTGCTGGAACAGATGGAGCGGCAGATCGCGCTCGCCCGCTCGCAGTCGCTCCGCCGGCTGTACGACGAGGTCGCCGCCTACCCGCTTCCCGAGCGGGCGGACGGCGACTGGGACGGTCCCGGGCCGGGCGCCGTCGCGGCCCCCTACCCGTACTTCGCGCTCCCGCTGCGGATCGAGCACCGGGGCAGGGTGCTGTCGTTCGTCTCGTCCATCTCCACGTTCAACACCCCGCTGGACGTCACGGTCGCCGAACTGGCCATCGAGACCTTCCTGCCGGCCGACGCCCAGACCGTGGAGCACCTGCGCGAGCTCAGCGGCTGA
- a CDS encoding zinc-dependent alcohol dehydrogenase family protein, whose amino-acid sequence MRAVVYEEFGRTPEIREVPDPVPARDGVVVRVEATGLCRSDWHGWAGHDPGIALPHVPGHELSGVVVAVGDDVRGSRAGDRVTVPFICACGRCGACARGAQQVCERQEQPGFTHWGSFAEYVAVRHADTNLVAVPEEMSFSTAAGLGCRFATAFRAVVGQGRVRPGEWVAVHGCGGVGLSAVMIAAASGARVVAVDVSPGALELARTFGAEVCVDASALPAGAVPEAVHRASGGGAHLSLDALGSPVTCANSVRSLRRQGRHVQVGLLPDEVAVPMAPVVALELEILGSHGMAAHDYPAMLAMVASGALRPDLLVTREIGLDAVPAALTALGTAPGAGVTVIRPHGDG is encoded by the coding sequence GTGCGAGCGGTGGTGTACGAGGAGTTCGGCAGGACCCCGGAGATACGCGAGGTCCCCGATCCGGTGCCGGCACGGGACGGCGTCGTCGTCCGGGTCGAGGCGACCGGGCTGTGCCGCAGCGACTGGCACGGCTGGGCCGGACACGACCCCGGGATCGCGCTGCCGCACGTGCCCGGGCACGAGCTGTCCGGCGTGGTCGTGGCCGTCGGCGACGATGTGCGCGGCAGCCGCGCCGGGGACCGGGTGACGGTGCCCTTCATCTGCGCGTGCGGCCGGTGCGGCGCCTGCGCGCGCGGCGCCCAGCAGGTCTGCGAGCGCCAGGAGCAGCCGGGCTTCACCCACTGGGGGTCGTTCGCCGAGTACGTCGCCGTCCGCCACGCGGACACCAACCTGGTCGCCGTGCCCGAGGAGATGTCCTTCTCGACGGCGGCCGGCCTCGGCTGCCGGTTCGCCACCGCCTTCCGGGCCGTCGTCGGGCAGGGCCGGGTGCGGCCGGGGGAGTGGGTCGCGGTGCACGGCTGCGGCGGTGTCGGGCTGTCCGCCGTGATGATCGCCGCCGCGTCCGGAGCGCGTGTCGTCGCCGTGGACGTCTCGCCCGGAGCGCTGGAACTGGCCCGGACCTTCGGCGCCGAGGTCTGCGTGGACGCCTCCGCGCTGCCCGCCGGAGCCGTGCCCGAGGCGGTCCACCGGGCGTCCGGCGGCGGCGCCCATCTCTCCCTCGACGCCCTCGGATCACCCGTGACCTGCGCGAACTCCGTGCGGAGCCTGCGCCGCCAGGGCCGCCACGTGCAGGTGGGCCTGCTCCCCGACGAGGTCGCCGTGCCGATGGCGCCGGTGGTCGCGCTGGAGCTGGAGATCCTCGGCAGCCACGGCATGGCCGCCCACGACTACCCGGCGATGCTGGCCATGGTGGCCTCCGGCGCCCTGCGCCCGGACCTGCTGGTGACCCGGGAGATCGGCCTCGACGCCGTCCCGGCCGCCCTGACGGCCCTCGGCACCGCGCCCGGCGCGGGCGTCACCGTGATCCGTCCCCACGGGGACGGCTGA
- a CDS encoding phage holin family protein encodes MGRWRWRSAGGTVVRVVVVWAVSTLTMLALAGLLPDFRLQSADGDSITRTAVTAAWGAGAFGLLGALVWPVVVRALLLVPALVLGLLVFFLNGSLLLLALWLIPDGRGVANPETAVVVAAVMSAVASATSTALAVRDDDAYRRRLSRLADRRRRGVRELAGGGDAPGTVFVQLDGVGHAVLLRAAESGVMPTVASWLGATHRLTPWRTDWSSQTGASQLGILHGSNHDVPAFRWYEKDTRQIVVSNRPASAAELQRRAVERTADGGLLTVDGASRGNLFSGGADQLALVLSVAARRGRANRSRAGYFAYFSDPANAVRTAVSFVAEVCREIGQSVRARVRRDEPRVGRGGLYPFIRAFATVVERDVVVAAVIGDMLAGRTAVYADLVAYDEVAHHSGPHSRDAQDVLERLDRSIALLAKAAEHAPRPYRIVLLSDHGQSPGSTFEGAYGLTLRDLVRAGCGLPVSRRAVRTRSGAEARDAARDAVRTALHRGPAAGGEEDVPATGPDPIVLASGNLALVSFPDVPHRMSREEIDRRHPALLSTLADHPGVGFLLVRSEEHGSLVLGGDGAAQPVAALKDGDGGPLEVFGPGAADAVRRTDSFPHVADIMVNSMFDPRTGVVHAFEEQIGSHGGLGGEQSLPFLLSPLELSPPVAPGETLAGAEQVHRVLRRWLREGQGPQIPLEPAHARPAGGRPRRWRPARPQGTGAGGALGHRTGGVEE; translated from the coding sequence GTGGGTCGATGGCGATGGCGCTCGGCGGGCGGGACGGTCGTCCGGGTGGTCGTCGTATGGGCCGTGTCGACGCTGACCATGCTGGCGCTGGCGGGGCTGCTGCCCGACTTCCGGCTGCAGTCCGCCGACGGGGACTCGATCACCCGGACGGCCGTCACCGCCGCCTGGGGTGCGGGCGCTTTCGGCCTGCTGGGCGCGCTGGTGTGGCCCGTGGTGGTGCGGGCGCTGCTGCTGGTGCCCGCGCTGGTGCTCGGCCTGCTGGTGTTCTTCCTCAACGGGTCGCTGCTGCTGCTCGCCCTGTGGCTGATCCCCGACGGCCGGGGCGTCGCCAACCCGGAGACCGCGGTGGTGGTCGCGGCCGTGATGTCGGCCGTCGCCTCCGCCACGTCCACCGCGCTCGCCGTGCGCGACGACGACGCCTACCGGCGCCGGCTGTCCCGGCTCGCCGACCGGCGCCGCCGGGGTGTGCGGGAGCTCGCCGGCGGCGGCGACGCGCCCGGCACGGTCTTCGTCCAGCTCGACGGCGTCGGCCACGCGGTGCTGCTGCGCGCCGCGGAGAGCGGGGTGATGCCGACCGTGGCCTCCTGGCTGGGCGCGACCCACCGGCTCACCCCCTGGCGCACCGACTGGTCCAGCCAGACCGGCGCCAGCCAGCTCGGCATCCTGCACGGCTCCAACCACGACGTGCCGGCGTTCCGCTGGTACGAGAAGGACACCCGGCAGATCGTCGTCAGCAACCGGCCCGCGAGCGCGGCCGAGCTCCAGCGCCGGGCCGTCGAGCGGACGGCCGACGGCGGACTGCTGACGGTCGACGGAGCGAGCCGCGGCAACCTGTTCAGCGGCGGGGCCGACCAGCTCGCGCTCGTGCTGTCGGTGGCCGCCCGCCGCGGCCGCGCCAACCGCTCCCGCGCGGGCTACTTCGCGTACTTCTCCGACCCGGCCAACGCGGTCCGCACCGCCGTCTCCTTCGTCGCCGAGGTGTGCCGCGAGATCGGCCAGTCCGTGCGCGCCCGCGTCCGGCGGGACGAACCGCGCGTCGGACGCGGCGGCCTCTACCCGTTCATCAGGGCGTTCGCGACCGTCGTCGAGCGGGACGTGGTCGTCGCCGCCGTCATCGGGGACATGCTCGCCGGCCGCACCGCGGTCTACGCCGACCTGGTCGCCTACGACGAGGTGGCCCACCACTCCGGACCGCACAGCCGCGACGCGCAGGACGTGCTGGAGCGCCTCGACCGCTCGATCGCGCTGCTCGCCAAGGCCGCCGAGCACGCCCCCCGCCCCTACCGGATCGTGCTCCTGTCGGACCACGGGCAGAGCCCGGGCAGCACCTTCGAGGGCGCCTACGGGCTGACCCTGCGCGACCTGGTGCGGGCCGGCTGCGGGCTGCCCGTCTCCCGCCGTGCCGTGCGCACCCGCAGCGGCGCCGAGGCGCGCGACGCCGCGCGCGACGCGGTCCGCACCGCGCTGCACCGCGGGCCCGCCGCCGGCGGCGAGGAGGACGTGCCCGCGACGGGCCCGGACCCGATCGTGCTGGCGTCCGGGAACCTCGCGCTCGTCTCGTTCCCGGACGTGCCCCACCGCATGAGCCGCGAGGAGATCGACCGGCGCCATCCCGCGCTGCTGTCGACGCTCGCCGACCATCCCGGCGTCGGCTTCCTGCTGGTGCGCAGCGAGGAGCACGGCTCCCTGGTGCTCGGCGGGGACGGGGCCGCACAGCCCGTCGCCGCGCTGAAGGACGGCGACGGCGGACCGCTGGAGGTCTTCGGCCCCGGGGCGGCGGACGCGGTCCGGCGCACGGACTCCTTCCCGCACGTCGCCGACATCATGGTCAACTCGATGTTCGACCCCCGGACGGGGGTGGTGCACGCCTTCGAGGAGCAGATCGGGTCGCACGGCGGGCTCGGCGGCGAGCAGTCGCTGCCGTTCCTGCTGTCGCCGCTGGAGCTGTCCCCGCCGGTCGCTCCCGGTGAGACGCTGGCCGGCGCCGAGCAGGTGCACCGGGTGCTCCGCCGCTGGCTGCGGGAGGGCCAGGGGCCGCAGATACCCCTCGAACCGGCGCACGCCCGGCCGGCCGGCGGCCGGCCGAGGCGGTGGAGACCTGCCCGTCCGCAGGGGACGGGCGCGGGCGGTGCCCTCGGGCACCGCACCGGCGGCGTGGAGGAGTGA
- a CDS encoding MBL fold metallo-hydrolase: MPVEVTWWGHATCTIEDSGVRVLTDPLLVRRLAHLRRRRGALPSPDATRADAVLVSHLHSDHLHLPSLARLAPGTRLVVPRGAGDAVRGLRRVAGAAGLDVTEVAPGDVLRVGDVRVRAVTAAHDGRRMPFGPQLCPALGYVVSGEADTYFAGDTGLFDSMADEVGPVDVALLPVGGWGPYLGHGHLDAGRAAEALAALSPRAAVPVHYGTYWPIGMDAVRPHEFYAPGDEFVRKAARIAPKVSVHRLAHGERVRPEDGR; the protein is encoded by the coding sequence GTGCCGGTGGAGGTCACATGGTGGGGTCATGCCACCTGCACGATCGAGGACTCCGGGGTCCGGGTGCTGACGGATCCGCTGCTGGTGCGCCGGCTGGCCCATCTGCGCCGGCGGCGCGGGGCGCTGCCGTCGCCCGACGCCACCCGCGCCGACGCCGTGCTCGTCTCCCATCTGCACTCGGACCATCTGCATCTGCCGTCGCTGGCCAGACTGGCACCCGGCACCCGGCTCGTCGTGCCGCGGGGCGCGGGCGACGCGGTGCGCGGGCTGCGGCGGGTGGCGGGGGCGGCCGGGCTGGACGTCACGGAGGTGGCGCCGGGTGACGTGCTGCGCGTCGGCGACGTGCGCGTCCGGGCGGTGACCGCCGCGCACGACGGCCGCAGGATGCCGTTCGGGCCGCAGCTCTGCCCCGCCCTCGGCTATGTCGTCAGCGGTGAGGCCGACACCTACTTCGCGGGCGACACCGGGCTGTTCGACTCGATGGCCGACGAGGTGGGCCCCGTCGACGTGGCGCTGCTCCCGGTCGGCGGCTGGGGCCCGTACCTCGGCCACGGCCACCTGGACGCCGGGCGGGCCGCCGAGGCCCTCGCGGCGCTGTCGCCGCGCGCCGCGGTGCCGGTGCACTACGGCACGTACTGGCCGATCGGCATGGACGCCGTACGGCCCCACGAGTTCTACGCCCCGGGCGACGAGTTCGTCCGCAAGGCGGCCCGGATCGCGCCGAAGGTGTCCGTGCACCGGCTCGCGCACGGCGAACGGGTCAGACCGGAGGACGGCCGGTGA
- a CDS encoding DedA family protein: MILDLSETVGGLGDAIRQLPPESTQQAVGLPSLFLLVALGALVPVVPTGAIVSTAAVVAFHQTSPLSLLFVFLVSSFAAFLGDVALYWLGQRGVRSKNGSRWLAALRDRAAPERVEQAGRKLTEHGVTVLVLSRLVPAGRIPVMLACLMAGMRMRDFVRGDVPACLAWSATYGVIGIVGGSLFPEPWQGVVAAIALTVLLSGAPALWRKVRHPRHAG; the protein is encoded by the coding sequence GTGATCCTCGATCTGTCCGAGACGGTGGGCGGACTGGGCGACGCCATACGGCAGTTGCCGCCGGAGTCGACCCAGCAGGCCGTCGGGCTGCCCTCGCTGTTCCTGCTGGTGGCCCTCGGCGCGCTGGTCCCGGTGGTGCCCACGGGGGCGATCGTCAGCACGGCCGCGGTGGTGGCCTTCCACCAGACCAGCCCGCTCTCGCTGCTGTTCGTCTTCCTGGTCTCCTCCTTCGCCGCGTTCCTGGGCGACGTGGCGCTGTACTGGCTGGGGCAGCGCGGCGTCCGTTCGAAGAACGGCTCCCGCTGGCTGGCCGCCCTGCGCGACCGGGCGGCGCCCGAGCGGGTCGAGCAGGCCGGGCGGAAGCTGACCGAGCACGGTGTCACCGTGCTGGTGCTCTCCCGGCTGGTCCCGGCCGGGCGGATCCCCGTGATGCTGGCGTGCCTGATGGCCGGGATGCGGATGCGCGACTTCGTCCGCGGCGACGTGCCGGCCTGCCTGGCGTGGTCGGCCACCTACGGGGTGATCGGCATCGTCGGCGGCTCGCTCTTCCCGGAGCCGTGGCAGGGCGTGGTGGCGGCCATCGCGCTGACCGTGCTGCTCAGCGGCGCTCCGGCCCTGTGGCGGAAGGTGCGGCACCCGCGGCACGCGGGGTGA
- a CDS encoding aminotransferase class I/II-fold pyridoxal phosphate-dependent enzyme, whose product MDGTAAGGRGPVRYGPYAPETGLPVLGESAAVLAGARDTATGEPSGGGPALREAACGYWARRGLHSAPGEVVAASGAQPLLFALLGAHDGDVLMPRPCPAWWAPQARLLGRPAYHVPTPAECGGVPDPFALLETVRRVRTEGGRPRLLLLSVADDPTGTVAPPETVREACEAAVGEGLHIISDETWRDTVHEPRQTVLLSPAEMCPGDVTVISDLVGALTPAAWPVAVARFPAGPEGAARRARTLDVLTALGAVLPAPVAAAAAHVLGEPPAVLGRTGEANALHARLGDAVHRTVLAAGALARPPQAGRHLYADLGPLRARLAERGVGDSMELEEYLSDRLGTSVPGGHRFGDELGALRVRLSTGPLLGTAADGQLAALRSDRPLELPPVREALRHLGTVLDELR is encoded by the coding sequence ATGGACGGGACGGCGGCCGGAGGGCGGGGGCCCGTGCGGTACGGGCCGTACGCGCCGGAGACGGGACTGCCGGTACTCGGCGAGTCGGCCGCGGTGCTCGCCGGGGCCCGCGACACCGCCACCGGCGAGCCGTCCGGCGGCGGGCCGGCCCTGCGCGAGGCGGCCTGCGGCTACTGGGCCCGCCGGGGACTGCACAGCGCCCCGGGCGAGGTGGTGGCCGCGTCCGGGGCGCAGCCGCTCCTGTTCGCCCTGCTCGGTGCCCACGACGGCGACGTCCTCATGCCGCGCCCCTGTCCCGCCTGGTGGGCCCCGCAGGCCCGGCTGCTCGGCCGGCCCGCCTACCACGTGCCCACGCCCGCCGAGTGCGGCGGCGTACCGGACCCGTTCGCGCTGCTGGAGACCGTACGGCGGGTGCGCACCGAGGGCGGCCGGCCGCGGCTGCTCCTGCTGTCCGTCGCCGACGACCCCACCGGCACCGTCGCCCCGCCCGAGACGGTCCGCGAGGCGTGCGAGGCGGCGGTCGGCGAAGGGCTGCACATCATCAGCGACGAGACCTGGCGCGACACCGTCCACGAGCCCCGCCAGACCGTGCTGCTCAGCCCCGCCGAGATGTGCCCCGGGGACGTGACGGTGATCAGCGACCTGGTCGGTGCGCTGACCCCGGCGGCCTGGCCCGTCGCCGTCGCCCGCTTCCCGGCCGGCCCCGAGGGCGCCGCCCGGCGGGCCCGCACCCTCGACGTCCTCACCGCGCTCGGCGCGGTCCTCCCCGCCCCCGTCGCCGCCGCGGCGGCCCATGTCCTCGGGGAGCCCCCGGCGGTCCTGGGCCGGACCGGGGAGGCGAACGCGCTGCACGCGCGGCTGGGCGACGCGGTGCACCGGACGGTGCTCGCCGCGGGCGCGCTGGCCCGGCCCCCGCAGGCGGGCCGCCATCTGTACGCCGATCTCGGGCCGCTGCGGGCGCGACTGGCCGAGCGGGGCGTCGGCGACTCCATGGAGCTGGAGGAGTACCTGAGCGACCGGCTCGGCACCTCCGTCCCCGGGGGCCACCGCTTCGGCGACGAACTGGGCGCCCTGCGCGTCCGCCTCTCCACCGGCCCGCTGCTCGGGACCGCGGCGGACGGGCAGCTCGCCGCCCTGCGCTCCGACCGTCCGCTGGAACTGCCCCCGGTGCGCGAGGCGTTGCGGCACCTCGGCACGGTCCTCGACGAACTGCGCTGA